In Natronococcus occultus SP4, the following proteins share a genomic window:
- the thiM gene encoding hydroxyethylthiazole kinase, which yields MTRHDATDPTLADSLDVLTETEPLVQSLTNEVTINDVANLTLHWNGLPVMADSPGDAGEMAELASAVLLNIGQIPDSKFEAMREAARTANDRGIPLVLDPVGVGSTPTRQRIAEELLTEYEFSIIKGNHGEVSALAGVEAEVRGVESVGDYDAIEETTRSLAESTGAVVVASGTEDVVADADGATRITAGHERLGEVVGTGCMLGGTLATFCGALEDAHRAARDGTLAFGIAGERAAELPHEGPASYRTNFHDAVAGLSAEVVSEYDLASRLEPVA from the coding sequence ATGACGAGACACGACGCAACCGACCCGACGCTCGCCGACTCGCTCGACGTCCTCACCGAGACCGAACCGCTGGTGCAGTCGCTGACCAACGAGGTGACGATCAACGACGTCGCGAACCTCACCCTTCACTGGAACGGGCTGCCCGTGATGGCTGACTCGCCCGGCGACGCCGGCGAGATGGCCGAGCTCGCGAGCGCGGTCCTGCTGAACATCGGCCAGATCCCCGACTCGAAGTTCGAGGCGATGCGCGAGGCGGCGCGGACGGCCAACGACCGCGGGATCCCGCTCGTCCTCGATCCCGTCGGGGTCGGCTCGACGCCGACCCGCCAGCGGATCGCGGAGGAGCTGCTCACCGAGTACGAGTTCTCGATCATCAAAGGTAACCACGGCGAGGTGAGCGCCCTCGCGGGCGTCGAGGCCGAGGTGCGGGGCGTCGAGTCGGTCGGCGACTACGACGCCATCGAGGAGACGACCCGCTCGCTCGCCGAGTCGACCGGTGCGGTCGTCGTCGCCTCGGGCACCGAGGACGTCGTGGCCGACGCCGACGGCGCGACCCGGATCACGGCGGGTCACGAGCGGCTGGGCGAGGTCGTCGGCACGGGCTGTATGCTCGGCGGGACGCTCGCGACGTTCTGTGGCGCCCTCGAGGACGCCCACAGGGCGGCGAGAGACGGGACGCTCGCGTTCGGAATCGCCGGAGAACGGGCCGCGGAGCTCCCTCACGAGGGGCCGGCGAGCTACCGGACGAACTTCCACGACGCCGTCGCCGGGCTCTCCGCCGAGGTCGTCTCGGAGTACGACCTCGCGTCCCGGCTCGAGCCGGTCGCCTGA
- a CDS encoding haloacid dehalogenase type II, which translates to MTLDPDAVATVTLDSYSTLVDVDAVEDALETHTAVDDPTPISRSWRERSMQYTLVANHLDAYDTFYDLNRDALTYALAAHGADCDADTREDVLSAYHDLRVFDDVRASLERLRAAGYDCYVLSNGNPEMLASMVEGAGIGDLLADTISAHELETFKPAPELYRHAAGRAGTPIDGIIHVSALWFDVQGAVHAGMNGAWLDRTGDPEEPFGPDPDVVVGGLDELADVLEA; encoded by the coding sequence ATGACGCTCGATCCCGACGCCGTCGCCACCGTTACCCTCGACTCCTACAGCACCCTCGTCGACGTCGACGCCGTCGAGGACGCCCTCGAGACGCATACGGCCGTCGACGATCCAACGCCGATCTCCCGAAGCTGGCGGGAGCGCTCGATGCAGTACACGCTCGTCGCGAACCACCTCGACGCCTACGACACGTTCTACGACCTCAACCGCGACGCCCTGACGTACGCGCTCGCGGCCCACGGCGCCGACTGCGACGCCGACACCCGCGAGGACGTCCTGTCGGCGTACCACGATCTGCGGGTGTTCGACGACGTCCGGGCGAGTCTCGAGCGCCTCCGGGCGGCGGGCTACGACTGCTACGTCCTCTCGAACGGCAACCCCGAGATGCTCGCCTCGATGGTCGAGGGCGCCGGGATCGGCGATCTGCTCGCAGACACGATCAGCGCCCACGAGCTCGAGACGTTCAAACCCGCGCCCGAGCTCTACCGCCACGCTGCGGGCCGGGCTGGGACCCCGATCGACGGGATCATCCACGTCTCGGCGCTGTGGTTCGACGTCCAGGGAGCCGTCCACGCTGGAATGAACGGCGCCTGGCTCGATCGGACGGGCGATCCCGAGGAG
- the thiE gene encoding thiamine phosphate synthase produces MDPSTWRTYLVTQASLSAERSTPEIVRAAIEGGVDAVQLREKETSARSRYELGRELRELTAGADVALLVNDRVDIAQAIDADGVHVGQSDLPVSVARELLGPEAVVGCSTSTVAEARRAEDAGADYLGVGSVYGTSSKDVPDAEDGVGPERITEIAEAVSIPVVGIGGITVDNAGPVAEAGAAGVAVISEITAAEDPAAATTDLVETVETAKGIERRE; encoded by the coding sequence ATGGATCCCTCGACCTGGCGCACCTACCTCGTCACGCAGGCGTCGCTCTCGGCGGAACGGTCGACACCCGAGATCGTCCGCGCGGCGATCGAAGGCGGCGTCGACGCCGTCCAGCTCCGGGAGAAAGAGACGAGCGCACGCTCGCGGTACGAGCTCGGCCGCGAGCTGCGCGAGCTGACCGCCGGGGCCGACGTCGCCCTGCTCGTCAACGACCGCGTCGACATCGCGCAGGCGATCGACGCCGACGGCGTTCACGTCGGCCAGTCGGACCTTCCCGTCTCGGTCGCCCGCGAGCTACTCGGCCCCGAGGCCGTCGTCGGCTGCTCGACCTCGACCGTCGCGGAGGCCCGACGAGCCGAGGACGCGGGCGCCGACTATCTCGGGGTCGGCAGCGTCTACGGGACGTCCTCGAAGGACGTCCCCGACGCGGAGGACGGGGTCGGGCCCGAACGGATCACCGAGATTGCCGAGGCCGTCTCGATCCCGGTCGTCGGCATCGGTGGCATCACGGTCGATAACGCGGGTCCGGTCGCCGAGGCCGGCGCTGCCGGCGTCGCGGTCATCAGCGAGATCACGGCGGCCGAGGACCCGGCGGCCGCGACCACCGACCTCGTCGAAACGGTCGAAACCGCGAAGGGCATCGAGAGAAGAGAATGA